In Fusobacterium sp. IOR10, the genomic window AAGTATGAAAAATACAATAAAATATTAACAGAAATGGAGTGATGTGTATGAAAAAATTATTAATGTTATTTGCAGGAACTTTGATGTCAATTCAAATTTTTGCATTTAACTTTAGTGTTGCCCCAACAAGGTTTGAAGTTAGTTTAAACAAAATAGCGACTAACGAGGTAATACTAATGAACAATACTGCTGAGCCTATGAGAGTATCAACTTTTTTAGAAGCTCCAGAAGATTATGGGAAATATAATTTAAATGATAATATTAAATTATATCCTAAACTAGTTTCCATTAAACCAGGTGGAAGACAAATTGTTAGATTTAGAGTTAAACCAAGCTCTAATATGGAACCAGGGGAATACAAAAGTTACATTGTCTTTAAAGAAAAAGAAGGTCAAGTAAAGAAAGTTGCAACTAATGTTGAAGAAAGTACAGGTGTTGGTGTTCAAATTAAAATGTTAGCTGAAATTGGAATTA contains:
- a CDS encoding molecular chaperone — its product is MKKLLMLFAGTLMSIQIFAFNFSVAPTRFEVSLNKIATNEVILMNNTAEPMRVSTFLEAPEDYGKYNLNDNIKLYPKLVSIKPGGRQIVRFRVKPSSNMEPGEYKSYIVFKEKEGQVKKVATNVEESTGVGVQIKMLAEIGISIYGTYGEQIVKGSLSNFSVKLANDNNVIMGCDVVSNGNASLKLSRKLEILNEAGKVEKVYNTEFGRSARTGKNRIDNSMNVDNIKGKKIRVTITDQLDKVLYRGTHTL